The Deltaproteobacteria bacterium genome window below encodes:
- a CDS encoding tetratricopeptide repeat protein: protein MSAPPRRPAVRTLRGLALACAWAVAVPAQARTGAVVEPDADAALPSVQDEPEAPADADADRDDAKQAMEAFARGSDNYNAAKYDAALRDFLEAASLYASPDFQYNIALCYEKLDKPEEAIAAFETYLKTKRNVPDRANVEDRIRRLREQIERRGDTSDPTPPTTEPSDGRAPGRALVTSGAALLGVGAAVALGGGIGFGIAAKGRSDDLDDVQTGGNPQGLTFAEASALQDDGKRFELGQIALAAAGGAVAIVGVALLAVGLRKRAKGRSVAGKTAARWRGTTIAPSSTRNGFGLTLTGRF from the coding sequence GTGTCCGCGCCGCCGCGGCGGCCCGCTGTCCGCACGCTGCGGGGGCTCGCCCTGGCCTGCGCGTGGGCGGTGGCCGTGCCGGCGCAGGCGCGCACCGGCGCCGTCGTCGAGCCCGACGCGGACGCGGCGCTGCCGTCGGTCCAGGACGAGCCCGAGGCCCCCGCCGATGCCGACGCCGATCGCGACGACGCCAAGCAGGCGATGGAGGCGTTCGCGCGCGGCTCCGACAACTACAACGCCGCGAAGTACGACGCCGCGTTGCGCGACTTCCTGGAGGCCGCGAGCCTCTACGCGTCGCCCGACTTCCAGTACAACATCGCGCTCTGCTACGAAAAGCTCGACAAGCCCGAAGAGGCGATCGCGGCCTTCGAGACCTACCTGAAGACCAAGCGCAACGTGCCCGATCGCGCCAATGTCGAGGATCGCATCCGGCGGCTGCGCGAGCAGATCGAGCGTCGCGGCGACACCTCCGATCCCACACCGCCGACGACGGAACCCAGCGACGGCCGTGCCCCGGGGCGCGCGCTGGTGACGAGCGGCGCCGCGCTGCTCGGGGTCGGTGCGGCGGTGGCGTTGGGCGGCGGGATCGGCTTCGGGATCGCGGCCAAGGGACGCAGCGACGATCTCGACGACGTGCAGACCGGCGGCAACCCGCAGGGCCTCACGTTCGCCGAGGCCAGCGCGCTGCAGGACGACGGCAAGCGCTTCGAGCTGGGACAGATCGCGTTGGCGGCCGCCGGCGGCGCCGTGGCGATCGTCGGCGTCGCACTGCTGGCGGTGGGGCTGCGCAAGCGCGCCAAGGGCCGCAGCGTCGCGGGCAAGACGGCGGCGCGGTGGCGTGGGACCACGATTGCGCCAAGCTCCACACGTAACGGTTTTGGTCTGACGCTGACGGGAAGGTTCTAG
- a CDS encoding FixH family protein encodes MRPLRLFVVLLLGCACDGAASPATEDDDASEAASSGEAPRGCELESRADAYALGMQKQGESITVAFIDAMPAPPARGDNTWRVRVHDGDGVALADATLSVDPFMPDHQHGTSIATHVVATDTPGEYELSPVNLFMPGLWDVTIGIEDEGRTDAVVFRFCVDP; translated from the coding sequence ATGCGACCCCTCCGCCTGTTCGTCGTGCTGCTGCTGGGCTGTGCCTGCGATGGGGCCGCGTCGCCCGCGACCGAGGACGACGACGCCAGCGAGGCGGCCTCCAGCGGTGAGGCCCCGCGGGGCTGCGAGCTCGAGTCCCGCGCCGACGCCTACGCGCTGGGCATGCAGAAGCAGGGCGAGTCGATCACGGTCGCCTTCATCGATGCGATGCCGGCTCCGCCCGCGCGCGGCGACAACACCTGGCGCGTGCGGGTGCACGATGGCGACGGTGTGGCGCTGGCCGATGCGACCTTGAGCGTCGACCCGTTCATGCCCGACCACCAGCACGGCACCTCGATCGCGACCCACGTCGTCGCGACCGACACGCCCGGCGAGTACGAACTCTCGCCGGTGAACCTCTTCATGCCGGGCCTGTGGGACGTGACGATCGGTATCGAGGACGAGGGCCGCACTGACGCGGTCGTGTTCCGCTTCTGCGTCGATCCTTAG
- a CDS encoding TerC family protein, with protein MPELLLQSETYVSFLTLSAMEIVLGIDNVVFIAILTGKLPAAEQPRARRLGLLLALGMRLGLLFAIAWVMGLTAPLFHVAGHAVSGRDLILLGGGLFLIGKATHEIYDKLEVDHGEHGEAGKGKAPSFAVILAQIVVLDIVFSLDSVITAVGMAEHVSIMVAAMLVSVGVMLVFAGSIGDFVQRHPSMKILALSFLTLIGAMLVAEGTGQHVGKGYIYAAMAFSLLVELLNMRYRKRTAPVTLHHRFEGEPEA; from the coding sequence ATGCCCGAGCTCCTGCTGCAGTCCGAGACGTACGTCAGCTTCCTGACCCTGAGCGCGATGGAGATCGTGCTCGGCATCGACAACGTCGTGTTCATCGCGATCCTCACCGGCAAGCTGCCGGCGGCCGAGCAGCCGCGCGCGCGCCGGCTGGGGTTGTTGCTCGCGCTCGGCATGCGCTTGGGGCTGCTGTTCGCGATCGCGTGGGTCATGGGCCTGACCGCGCCGCTCTTCCACGTCGCCGGCCACGCGGTCTCCGGTCGCGATCTGATCCTGCTCGGTGGCGGGCTGTTCCTCATCGGCAAGGCCACGCATGAGATCTACGACAAGCTCGAGGTCGATCACGGCGAGCACGGCGAGGCCGGCAAGGGCAAGGCGCCTTCGTTCGCGGTGATCCTCGCGCAGATCGTGGTGCTCGACATCGTGTTCTCGCTCGACTCGGTCATCACCGCGGTCGGCATGGCGGAGCACGTCTCGATCATGGTCGCAGCGATGCTGGTCTCGGTCGGGGTGATGCTGGTGTTCGCGGGCAGCATCGGCGATTTCGTGCAGCGACACCCGAGCATGAAGATCCTCGCGCTCAGCTTTCTCACGCTGATCGGCGCCATGCTGGTCGCCGAGGGCACCGGTCAGCACGTGGGCAAGGGCTACATCTACGCTGCGATGGCGTTCTCGCTCCTGGTCGAGCTACTCAACATGCGCTACCGCAAGCGCACCGCCCCGGTCACGCTGCACCATCGCTTCGAGGGCGAACCCGAGGCCTGA
- a CDS encoding serine/threonine protein kinase: MSSHDPTEVGSGPATPPPATASKPDEYVRGAAIGRYLVLERLGQGGMGVVWSAYDPELDRKLALKLLHGGTRSATPPMRKAFGKVMNALFGDEAVDDTVAAPGLDRDQQRLLREAQAAARINHPNVVTVHDVGQHRGQVFVAMEFVAGVTLRQWLARQHRSWREVVEVMIAAAQGLAAAHAHGLVHRDFKPDNLMIGDDGRVRVMDFGLVRPEGAGVETGADELRPTTDALALDLTAGGLMVGTPAYMSPEQHRGQVVDARSDQFSFCVALWEGLFGLRPFRGDSVPALAAAVLRGDISEVPSTVDVPTALRRVVERGLAVDPALRWPDMRTLATELRRDPLRARRWALRGTVVASIAAASWGTFAVVERTRLEACHRAAQDIASSWNPEVAAAIDGAIAATGVAYAADTAQRVRPQLDAWAQQWSAQQDTACIARLERRTEAVAIETLDCLADARRSYDAAISALRELDVEGVRHAGRLVGGLTSPTGCSEDGVLLRRRFAASRAEASEGDDPARAEVLRAQTQLSLGHVDAAVAILEPVVAAGTAARATVGDATYELGRALSRRGEFPAAERVLNDAVFLRIALGDEPGIAAATAELIDVVGYRQARPDDARLWARWARTLIERIGAQDDLQGAALDDRVGNFELSQGHAAEGAARLTHALEVKRARLGAGHPEVALSLNMLGNAHMQTDGVDAALADWREALAILENALGPEHPDLQVVLNNLAQAYFRRGDPAMARDTIARGLALQLREQGPDHPDLARTYGNLAMIEQSAGDLSAAREHYARAATIMEASLGPEHRSLASLLASQGKLEVKLGNIDDGIALERRALAIQERNLEPGHIEIAVTLSALGDAFVAKQDLDGALPWYERSLAVCEAAAPGGHPLFTPIAAFELGNLQRRRGELAEAELLLERALAGLVAKPQAPKDEAEARRALGLVLWARAIDRVRARALLEQARGVLEPLGEHDEVAEIDAVLAGASATAVR, translated from the coding sequence ATGTCGAGTCACGACCCCACCGAGGTCGGTAGCGGACCGGCCACGCCGCCCCCGGCGACAGCGAGCAAGCCCGACGAGTACGTGCGTGGCGCTGCGATCGGTCGCTACCTCGTGCTCGAACGCCTGGGCCAGGGCGGCATGGGCGTGGTGTGGTCGGCCTACGATCCCGAGCTCGATCGCAAGCTCGCGCTCAAGCTGCTGCACGGCGGCACCCGCAGCGCGACGCCGCCGATGCGCAAGGCCTTCGGCAAGGTCATGAACGCGTTGTTCGGTGATGAAGCGGTCGACGACACCGTCGCCGCGCCGGGGCTCGATCGCGATCAGCAACGGCTGCTGCGCGAGGCGCAGGCGGCCGCGCGCATCAACCACCCCAACGTCGTCACCGTGCACGACGTCGGCCAGCACCGCGGCCAGGTGTTCGTGGCGATGGAGTTCGTCGCCGGCGTCACGCTGCGCCAGTGGCTGGCGCGGCAGCATCGCAGCTGGCGCGAGGTCGTCGAGGTCATGATCGCGGCGGCGCAGGGGCTCGCGGCTGCGCACGCCCATGGCCTCGTGCACCGCGACTTCAAGCCCGACAACCTCATGATCGGCGACGACGGCCGCGTGCGCGTGATGGACTTCGGCCTGGTGCGGCCCGAAGGTGCCGGCGTCGAGACCGGCGCCGACGAGCTGCGACCGACCACCGACGCGCTCGCGCTCGACCTGACCGCCGGCGGCCTCATGGTCGGAACGCCCGCGTACATGTCGCCCGAGCAGCACCGCGGCCAGGTGGTCGATGCGCGCAGCGATCAGTTCAGCTTCTGCGTGGCGCTGTGGGAGGGCCTGTTCGGCTTGCGTCCGTTCCGCGGCGATTCGGTGCCGGCGCTGGCGGCCGCGGTGCTGCGCGGTGACATCTCGGAGGTGCCGAGCACGGTCGACGTGCCCACGGCGCTGCGCCGCGTGGTCGAGCGCGGCCTCGCGGTCGACCCCGCGCTGCGCTGGCCCGACATGCGGACGCTGGCCACCGAGCTGCGTCGCGATCCGTTGCGCGCGCGCCGATGGGCGCTGCGTGGCACCGTCGTCGCGAGCATCGCCGCCGCGAGCTGGGGCACCTTCGCGGTGGTCGAGCGCACCCGGCTCGAGGCCTGCCACCGCGCGGCGCAGGACATCGCGAGCAGCTGGAACCCCGAGGTCGCCGCCGCGATCGACGGCGCGATCGCGGCGACCGGCGTCGCGTATGCGGCCGACACCGCCCAGCGGGTTCGGCCGCAGCTCGATGCGTGGGCGCAGCAGTGGTCGGCCCAGCAGGACACCGCCTGCATCGCCCGGCTCGAGCGTCGCACCGAGGCGGTCGCGATCGAGACCCTCGACTGTCTCGCCGACGCGCGACGCAGCTACGACGCCGCCATCTCGGCGCTGCGGGAGCTCGACGTCGAAGGCGTGCGCCATGCGGGGCGGCTGGTCGGTGGCCTGACGTCACCGACGGGTTGCAGCGAGGACGGCGTGCTGCTGCGGCGTCGCTTCGCGGCGTCGCGGGCGGAGGCGTCCGAGGGTGACGACCCTGCGCGTGCCGAGGTGCTGCGCGCGCAGACGCAGCTCTCGCTCGGGCACGTGGATGCTGCGGTGGCGATCCTCGAGCCGGTGGTGGCGGCGGGCACGGCCGCGCGCGCGACCGTGGGCGACGCGACCTACGAGCTCGGGCGCGCGCTGTCGCGACGGGGCGAGTTCCCCGCCGCCGAGCGCGTGTTGAACGACGCGGTGTTCCTGCGCATCGCGCTCGGCGACGAGCCCGGCATCGCGGCCGCCACCGCCGAGCTGATCGACGTCGTGGGTTACCGCCAGGCGCGGCCCGACGACGCACGGCTGTGGGCTCGCTGGGCACGCACGCTGATCGAGCGCATCGGTGCGCAGGACGACCTGCAGGGCGCGGCGCTCGACGACCGTGTCGGCAACTTCGAGCTCTCGCAGGGCCACGCGGCCGAGGGTGCCGCTCGCCTCACGCACGCGCTCGAGGTCAAGCGCGCGCGCCTCGGTGCGGGTCACCCCGAGGTCGCGCTCAGCCTGAACATGCTGGGCAACGCCCACATGCAGACCGACGGCGTCGATGCGGCGCTCGCCGACTGGCGCGAGGCGCTGGCGATCCTCGAGAACGCGCTCGGTCCAGAGCACCCCGACCTGCAGGTCGTGCTCAACAACCTCGCGCAGGCGTACTTTCGCCGCGGCGATCCGGCGATGGCGCGGGACACCATCGCGCGGGGCCTGGCGCTGCAGCTGCGCGAGCAGGGCCCCGATCACCCCGACCTCGCGCGCACCTACGGCAACCTCGCGATGATCGAGCAGTCCGCCGGCGATCTGTCGGCCGCGCGCGAGCACTACGCCCGCGCCGCGACGATCATGGAGGCATCGCTCGGTCCCGAGCACCGCTCGCTCGCGAGCCTGTTGGCGAGCCAGGGCAAGCTCGAGGTGAAGCTCGGTAACATCGACGACGGCATCGCGCTCGAGCGGCGCGCGCTGGCGATCCAGGAGCGCAACCTCGAGCCCGGCCACATCGAGATTGCGGTCACGTTGTCGGCACTCGGCGACGCCTTCGTCGCCAAGCAGGATCTCGACGGCGCGTTGCCGTGGTACGAGCGCTCGCTGGCGGTGTGCGAGGCGGCCGCGCCCGGCGGCCACCCGCTGTTCACCCCCATCGCTGCCTTCGAGCTCGGCAACCTGCAGCGCCGTCGCGGCGAGCTCGCCGAGGCCGAGCTTCTGCTCGAGCGCGCGCTCGCCGGACTGGTGGCCAAGCCGCAGGCGCCCAAGGACGAGGCCGAGGCCCGCCGGGCGCTCGGTCTGGTGCTGTGGGCGCGAGCGATCGACCGGGTCCGCGCGCGCGCGCTGCTCGAGCAGGCCCGCGGCGTGCTCGAGCCGCTGGGCGAGCACGACGAGGTCGCAGAGATCGACGCCGTGCTCGCCGGCGCGTCCGCTACAGCGGTCCGGTGA
- a CDS encoding sigma-70 family RNA polymerase sigma factor, protein MVWGRGGRRRSRDASTLPVIPRRAWFPRDRPRRAHGLLGSAPPLASDDDDAILLEAWRGGDPDAGRALVARHFGAIYRFFANKLGGDVDDLVQQTFLACVEGRDRVRDASGFRAYLYGVARNRLMRHFRDRGATGDELMVSQIEDSLVSVAEAMAHKREEKLLLRALRSLPVDLQIAVELAYWEGLSDREVAAILGMPMGTFKSRLRKARGLLAEAMARLEGNRSVLESTTLGLDGWVASIRAMLRETSLVLSGAARR, encoded by the coding sequence ATGGTGTGGGGCCGTGGGGGGCGACGGCGCTCTCGCGACGCGTCCACCCTGCCCGTGATCCCGCGCCGGGCTTGGTTCCCACGGGATCGACCACGGCGCGCGCATGGCCTGCTAGGCTCGGCACCACCGTTGGCGAGCGACGACGACGACGCGATCTTGCTGGAGGCCTGGCGCGGTGGTGACCCCGACGCCGGGCGAGCCCTGGTCGCGCGCCACTTCGGCGCGATCTACCGCTTCTTCGCCAACAAGCTCGGCGGCGACGTCGACGATCTGGTGCAGCAGACCTTCCTCGCGTGCGTCGAGGGGCGTGACCGCGTCCGCGACGCCTCGGGCTTCCGCGCGTACCTCTATGGCGTCGCGCGCAACCGCCTGATGCGACACTTCCGTGACCGTGGTGCGACCGGCGACGAGCTGATGGTGAGTCAGATCGAGGACTCGCTGGTGAGCGTGGCCGAGGCGATGGCGCACAAGCGCGAGGAGAAGCTGCTGCTGCGCGCGCTCCGGAGCCTGCCGGTGGACCTGCAGATCGCGGTCGAGCTGGCGTACTGGGAGGGCCTGTCGGATCGCGAGGTCGCGGCCATCCTCGGCATGCCGATGGGCACGTTCAAGAGCCGGCTCCGCAAGGCGCGCGGATTGCTGGCCGAGGCGATGGCGCGCCTCGAGGGCAACCGCAGCGTGCTCGAGTCGACCACGCTCGGCCTCGACGGTTGGGTGGCCTCGATTCGCGCGATGCTGCGGGAGACCTCACTGGTGCTCTCGGGCGCCGCCCGGCGCTGA
- a CDS encoding DUF1415 family protein — translation MFAGARRHDLEDPRAAAAGLPTAGRLHAVHDRYLVEIVEQLGLCPFARRSREQGRVHRPLQHVLRDDDDQLASSTARWLQSIVATHDDAEILLPTFVFARAHRHHDAESFAGFVSQLRLAYDDTGAPGFFMVAFHPGFAPPATPHRRSSPETLVPLLRRTPDPVIQCVRIDVLERARVVAQQSAMTRLRDRFAGDTVMLAMLERSVQADSELSAEIARTNFDAVGAGDGRAELERRIASILTERAAL, via the coding sequence ATGTTCGCCGGGGCCCGACGCCACGACCTCGAGGACCCGCGCGCGGCCGCGGCGGGGCTGCCCACCGCCGGCCGGCTGCACGCCGTGCACGATCGCTACCTCGTCGAGATCGTCGAGCAGCTGGGGCTGTGCCCGTTCGCGCGACGCAGCCGCGAGCAGGGCCGCGTGCATCGCCCGCTGCAGCACGTGCTGCGCGACGACGACGACCAGCTCGCCAGCTCGACCGCGCGCTGGCTGCAATCGATCGTCGCAACCCACGACGACGCCGAGATCCTGCTGCCGACCTTCGTGTTCGCGCGAGCGCACCGCCACCACGACGCCGAGTCGTTCGCCGGCTTCGTGTCGCAGCTGCGGCTCGCCTACGACGACACCGGCGCGCCGGGCTTCTTCATGGTCGCGTTCCACCCCGGGTTCGCACCGCCGGCGACGCCGCACCGCCGCAGCTCGCCCGAGACGCTGGTGCCGCTGCTGCGGCGGACCCCGGATCCGGTGATCCAGTGCGTGCGCATCGACGTGCTCGAGCGCGCACGGGTGGTCGCTCAGCAGTCGGCGATGACACGCCTGCGCGACCGCTTCGCCGGCGACACCGTCATGTTGGCGATGCTCGAGCGCAGTGTGCAGGCCGACTCGGAGCTCTCGGCGGAGATCGCCCGCACCAACTTCGACGCCGTGGGTGCGGGCGACGGCCGTGCGGAGCTCGAGCGCCGCATCGCGAGCATCCTGACCGAACGGGCAGCACTCTGA
- a CDS encoding (2Fe-2S)-binding protein translates to MTTPSLTRRGLLRGVGTASVLAGCAKPANEPGSDAPTVTDADAPAEIGPDAVPVAFTLNGKPMTVAVEPRVTLLAALRLDLQTTGPKVVCDRGACGACTVLVDGVPRNSCMMLAHDVAGANVTTVEGLGEGDTSLSPLQQAFVRHDAMQCGFCTSGMLTSCSALLRRHAAGGGPLTADDVKDAIAGNLCRCGTYPNVVAAVLEVAGTRSKGAQR, encoded by the coding sequence ATGACGACTCCGTCCCTCACCCGTCGCGGACTGCTGCGCGGCGTCGGCACGGCCTCGGTGCTGGCAGGCTGCGCCAAGCCTGCCAACGAGCCCGGCAGCGATGCCCCCACGGTCACCGATGCCGACGCGCCGGCCGAGATCGGACCCGACGCGGTCCCGGTCGCGTTCACGCTCAACGGCAAGCCCATGACCGTCGCCGTCGAACCCCGCGTGACGCTGCTGGCCGCGCTGCGGCTCGACCTCCAAACCACCGGCCCCAAGGTGGTTTGTGATCGCGGCGCCTGCGGTGCGTGCACCGTGCTGGTCGACGGCGTGCCGCGCAACAGCTGCATGATGCTGGCCCACGACGTCGCGGGTGCCAATGTCACCACCGTCGAAGGTCTCGGCGAGGGCGACACCTCGTTGTCGCCGCTGCAGCAGGCGTTCGTGCGCCACGACGCGATGCAGTGCGGCTTCTGTACCTCCGGCATGCTCACCAGCTGCAGTGCGCTGCTGCGTCGCCACGCCGCCGGTGGCGGGCCGCTCACCGCCGACGACGTCAAGGACGCGATCGCCGGCAACCTGTGCCGCTGTGGCACCTACCCCAACGTCGTCGCCGCGGTGCTCGAGGTCGCGGGCACGCGCAGCAAGGGAGCGCAGCGATGA
- a CDS encoding xanthine dehydrogenase family protein molybdopterin-binding subunit — protein sequence MSRKTLTLGFQDHLTEVEVDLPEGEPRPWDADTTLTQVGKPVPRIDGHLKVSGRAQYTFDVAVPGMLHAAVLRCPLPCARITKLSLAGAEKAPGVKAALAVASKGDRLIFAGQDVAAVAATRPELAHDALAAIEVEYEPLPFVVDLVAASKAGAPAVHQGKVRERRTEGDEPGAAGEAGGEGNVRPMPSSKRGDARKALGKAAVVHRATYTTSVQTHSALETHGILVRWDAKDRITAWCSTQGIFSVRDELAEIFELPSDHVTVITEFLGGGFGAKFGASAPGTRMGFIAGELARKAGAPVKLMCDRHEEHVCTGNRPDSRQEIELGADKAGKLVAIAVKSLGTAGIGTGAGIGRNAFSIYTRVPHVSVEASDVFTNAGPATAMRAPGHPQGAFALELAIDELAAKAQLDALRLRIDHDEHPVRRWQFEEGAKRFGWAQARARSAAQRGGNARMRTGVGVAASIWGDFGRGGAAQVTCRIGRDGSVAIENGVQDIGGGIGTVMAQVAAEVLRRPLDGITMKIGRSDFGPSVGSGGSVTTSSVAPAVRNAAERARAQLTDVAAELFGVKPQEVTWRDDGTIAGGGKSLTFAQLCKKMPAEAIVATATRAKTFGSHPMAFPGTAGPQAMPQIAGVQFAEVEVDTWTGVVRAKRVLAMHDCGRVMNALTTRSQVQGGIILGTSYGLLEERVLDRDFGRMLNPNLEQYKIAGARDIPDIEVVLTDVFVGNNSTGAIGIGEPATIPTAAAIGCAVFDALGVPVRSLPITPAKVLAALGVVPA from the coding sequence ATGAGCCGCAAGACACTGACGCTCGGCTTCCAGGATCACCTGACCGAGGTCGAGGTCGACCTCCCCGAGGGCGAGCCGCGCCCGTGGGACGCCGACACCACGCTCACGCAGGTCGGCAAGCCGGTGCCTCGCATCGACGGCCACCTCAAGGTCTCCGGTCGCGCGCAGTACACCTTCGACGTCGCGGTGCCCGGCATGCTGCACGCCGCGGTGCTGCGCTGCCCGCTGCCGTGCGCACGCATCACCAAGCTGTCGCTGGCCGGCGCCGAGAAGGCCCCGGGCGTGAAGGCGGCGCTGGCGGTGGCGAGCAAGGGCGATCGTCTGATCTTCGCCGGCCAGGACGTCGCCGCAGTCGCGGCCACGCGTCCCGAGCTCGCCCACGACGCGCTCGCGGCGATCGAGGTCGAGTACGAGCCGCTGCCGTTCGTGGTCGATCTGGTCGCCGCCAGCAAGGCCGGCGCGCCCGCGGTGCACCAAGGCAAGGTGCGCGAGCGCAGGACCGAGGGCGACGAGCCCGGCGCCGCCGGTGAGGCGGGCGGCGAGGGCAACGTGCGACCGATGCCGAGCAGCAAGCGCGGTGACGCCCGCAAGGCGCTCGGCAAGGCCGCGGTGGTGCATCGCGCGACCTACACCACCTCGGTGCAGACCCACAGCGCGCTCGAGACCCACGGCATCCTCGTGCGCTGGGACGCCAAGGATCGCATCACCGCGTGGTGCTCGACCCAAGGCATCTTCAGCGTGCGCGACGAGCTCGCCGAGATCTTCGAGCTCCCGTCCGACCACGTCACCGTCATCACCGAGTTCCTGGGCGGCGGCTTCGGGGCCAAGTTCGGCGCCTCGGCCCCGGGTACGCGCATGGGCTTCATCGCCGGCGAGCTCGCGCGCAAGGCCGGCGCGCCGGTGAAGCTGATGTGCGACCGCCACGAGGAGCACGTGTGCACCGGCAACCGCCCCGACTCGCGCCAGGAGATCGAACTCGGCGCCGACAAGGCCGGCAAGCTGGTCGCGATCGCGGTCAAGAGCCTCGGCACCGCCGGCATCGGCACCGGCGCCGGCATCGGTCGCAACGCGTTCTCGATCTACACCCGCGTGCCGCACGTGTCGGTGGAGGCCAGCGACGTGTTCACCAACGCCGGCCCCGCCACTGCCATGCGCGCGCCCGGCCATCCGCAGGGGGCCTTCGCGCTCGAGCTGGCGATCGACGAGCTCGCCGCGAAGGCCCAGCTCGACGCGCTGCGCCTGCGCATCGATCACGACGAGCACCCCGTGCGACGCTGGCAGTTCGAAGAGGGCGCGAAGCGCTTCGGCTGGGCGCAGGCCCGCGCGCGCTCGGCCGCGCAGCGCGGCGGCAACGCCCGCATGCGCACGGGCGTCGGCGTCGCGGCCTCGATCTGGGGTGACTTCGGCCGCGGCGGCGCGGCCCAGGTGACCTGCCGGATCGGCCGCGACGGCAGCGTCGCGATCGAGAACGGCGTGCAGGACATCGGCGGAGGCATCGGCACCGTCATGGCCCAGGTCGCCGCCGAGGTGCTGCGACGTCCGCTCGACGGCATCACGATGAAGATCGGTCGCTCCGACTTCGGCCCCTCGGTCGGTAGCGGCGGCTCGGTGACGACCTCGTCGGTCGCACCGGCGGTGCGCAACGCCGCCGAGCGGGCCCGCGCGCAGCTGACCGACGTCGCCGCGGAGCTCTTCGGCGTGAAGCCACAGGAGGTCACGTGGCGCGACGACGGCACCATCGCCGGCGGCGGCAAGAGCCTCACGTTCGCGCAGCTGTGCAAGAAGATGCCGGCCGAGGCCATCGTCGCGACCGCGACGCGGGCCAAGACCTTCGGCAGCCACCCGATGGCGTTCCCCGGCACCGCAGGCCCGCAGGCGATGCCGCAGATCGCCGGGGTCCAGTTCGCCGAGGTCGAGGTCGACACCTGGACCGGCGTGGTCCGAGCCAAGCGCGTGCTGGCGATGCACGACTGCGGCCGCGTGATGAACGCGCTGACGACCCGCAGCCAGGTGCAGGGCGGCATCATCCTCGGCACCAGCTACGGCCTGCTCGAGGAGCGCGTGCTCGATCGCGACTTCGGTCGCATGCTCAACCCCAACCTCGAGCAGTACAAGATCGCCGGCGCGCGCGACATCCCCGACATCGAGGTCGTGCTGACCGACGTGTTCGTTGGCAACAACAGCACCGGCGCCATCGGCATCGGCGAGCCAGCGACGATCCCCACCGCCGCCGCGATCGGCTGCGCGGTGTTCGACGCGCTCGGCGTGCCGGTACGTAGCCTGCCCATCACCCCCGCCAAGGTGCTCGCCGCGCTCGGCGTGGTGCCGGCCTGA
- a CDS encoding FAD binding domain-containing protein codes for MNRFTLVRLSTATEASARVAAAPQTRRFRGGGIDLIDHMKEGLDAPDELVELRAITGPEGDRMRGITESSGAWSLGALVTLAQLAAFADLGRAFAAVREAAGSAATPGIRNAATLGGNLLQRPRCWYYRHVDLECLKKGGAQCFALTGDNRYNAVLGGGPSFIVHPSTMAAALVAHDAVVHTRGPKGARKLPIAELFALPTVDATREHTLAPGELVLAIELPAAAADQRSTYAAAKEKQSHDWPLGEAAVRVRMQGGKLVDVRVALGHVAPIPWRAREAEAVLEGQPPSAALFEKAAAAAVAKAKPLEHNGYKIPLVRGLVREALHRATDVAIPE; via the coding sequence ATGAATCGCTTCACCCTGGTTCGCCTCTCCACGGCCACCGAGGCCAGCGCACGCGTGGCCGCGGCGCCGCAGACCCGTCGCTTCCGCGGCGGCGGCATCGACCTCATCGATCACATGAAGGAGGGCCTCGACGCGCCCGATGAGCTCGTCGAGTTGCGCGCCATCACTGGCCCCGAAGGCGATCGCATGCGCGGCATCACCGAGTCGTCCGGTGCGTGGTCGCTAGGGGCCCTGGTGACGCTCGCGCAGCTGGCCGCGTTCGCCGACCTCGGACGGGCATTCGCGGCCGTGCGCGAGGCGGCCGGCTCCGCCGCGACCCCGGGCATCCGCAACGCCGCCACGCTGGGCGGCAACCTGCTGCAGCGTCCGCGCTGCTGGTACTACCGCCACGTCGACCTCGAGTGCCTGAAGAAGGGCGGCGCGCAGTGCTTCGCGCTGACCGGCGACAACCGCTACAACGCCGTGCTCGGCGGCGGCCCCAGCTTCATCGTTCACCCCTCGACGATGGCGGCCGCGCTCGTGGCCCACGACGCCGTCGTGCACACCCGCGGCCCCAAGGGCGCGCGCAAGCTGCCGATCGCCGAGTTGTTCGCGCTGCCGACCGTCGACGCCACGCGCGAGCACACGCTGGCGCCGGGCGAGCTGGTGCTCGCGATCGAGCTTCCGGCGGCCGCCGCCGATCAGCGCTCCACCTACGCGGCGGCCAAGGAGAAGCAATCCCACGACTGGCCGCTGGGCGAGGCCGCCGTGCGCGTGCGGATGCAGGGCGGCAAGCTGGTCGACGTCCGCGTCGCGCTCGGCCACGTCGCGCCGATTCCGTGGCGCGCGCGCGAGGCCGAGGCCGTGCTCGAGGGCCAGCCCCCGAGCGCTGCGCTGTTCGAGAAGGCCGCAGCCGCGGCGGTCGCCAAGGCCAAGCCGCTCGAGCACAACGGCTACAAGATCCCCCTCGTCCGAGGCCTCGTGCGCGAGGCGCTGCACCGTGCGACCGACGTCGCGATCCCGGAGTGA